In one Diabrotica virgifera virgifera chromosome 7, PGI_DIABVI_V3a genomic region, the following are encoded:
- the LOC126888633 gene encoding uncharacterized protein LOC126888633: MNTCSRCDKSYSRSDSLSRHIKKCKYGNVDSDKNGDYYIPKKRLRPLGVEVIDGTVSKLSHAFKNRIASYRFNSGKKLDYHGFLNDVKPKVLNILSEYLHQHNIIKVNFEIFGIYLKPDTNLSDIKSMNTCNKIITISTELDEVFDHFKEELMTQASEFQEKDSNWVLQEIMFLDVNINKYSSISASTYIRLPIPIVRKHAILNIENKDNKCFAWSIIAAIFPASGNPTKPESYPPYDTLLNFEGIDFPMKLKDIKKFETLNNISVNVYGLESNFVNNKRQYEIVGPLHFTSNRHATHVNLLLITNDKQSHYCLILDMSRLVKSQKTKNCRKEYLCDGCLQFFVCEEKLVNHQNNDCSYIYTELPTTKPKINKFGEMVPENILKFINIQKMLPVPFVIYADFESLLKPIDHVEPFNGNSYSVKTAEHQAYSFAFYLKCNYDDSLSKLIKYEGQDTPKVFIQKLDDLVHELYNNHLKHIKPMSPLTKEEIEKHESATECYLCGKPFNPFNRKVKDHHHLNSLYLGPSHNSCNLNNKLSNTIPVFFHNMSNYDCHLFIKELSTTGEKVSVIAQTKEKYITISKGILVEKSKNGLDKYITLKFVDSYRFLAKSLDILSTTLNSEQCTEIRKYFPNTKHFELVRHKGVFPYSYMDGFDRLKEKTLPPKENFYNNLTNKHISDEDYARAIDVWNTFDCKSMSDYAMVYLVSDVLLLADVFENFRKICHKEYNLDPCHYITAPALSWDAMLRYTEIELELLTDVDMVHFLKKGVRGGVAQCSKREAVANNQYVPNYDPQQPESYIMYLDATNLYGAAMCQYLPYGNFKWVTDVENFNCFSVEDNGDKGYVLEVDLEYPAHLHSLHNDLPFCPESMVPPGSKCPKLIPNFNNKTKYIIHYRNLKQCLRYGLVLKRIHRILEFSQSPWLKKYIDLNTSLRNKAKNEFERDLFKLLVNAIFGKTLENVEKRRDIRLCTRWETKTRSLGARVLISKPEFKSCSVFNENLVAIHLGKTKIVYDKPLYVGFTILDLSKTVIYDFYYGYIKKKYGEAANLLYTDTDSLIMEIFTPNFYEDMKRNLEHFDTSNYPTDNIHRIPKTPSILGKMKDEFASVPIKCFYGTGAKAYCIEANTIIKKAKGISKHVTKTQLQKSDYVLLVKKGGVIFRKMYVFVSNLHTIYTELRNKVALSSKDDKRCVINGDVKTLAWGHFLISPHNGTIDDLIRFGNELLLTPELVDLEKIPLEELFQVDSFQYDSYL; the protein is encoded by the coding sequence ATGAATACGTGCAGCAGGTGTGACAAATCGTATTCGCGTTCGGATAGCCTGTCGcgacatataaaaaaatgcaaatacgGAAATGTGGATAGTGATAAAAATGGGGATTATTATATTCCCAAAAAAAGATTAAGACCACTTGGAGTGGAAGTGATTGATGGAACTGTTTCGAAATTGTCACACGCGTTTAAAAACAGAATCGCATCTTATCGTTTTAATAGTGGTAAAAAACTGGATTATCACGGATTTTTAAACGATGTTAAACCCAAAGTTTTGAACATTTTGAGTGAATATttacatcagcacaatatcataaaggtaaattttgaaatatttggtaTTTATCTAAAACCTGACACTAACCTATCAGATATCAAGTCCATGAACACatgtaataaaattataactATCAGCACTGAACTGGATGAAGTATTTGATCATTTTAAGGAAGAACTGATGACACAAGCATCAGAATTTCAAGAGAAAGATTCAAATTGGGTACTGCAGGAAATAATGTTTTTAGATGTTAACATAAACAAATATAGTAGTATTTCTGCATCAACATATATTCGTCTCCCAATACCTATAGTACGAAAACACGCTATTTTAAATATCGAAAACAAAGATAATAAGTGTTTTGCATGGAGTATTATTGCAGCTATTTTTCCTGCTAGTGGCAACCCAACTAAACCAGAATCATATCCACCATATGATACTTTGTTGAATTTTGAAGGAATTGACTTTCCGATGAAACTAAAAGACATTAAAAAGTTTGAGACCCTCAATAATATTTCAGTAAATGTTTATGGGCTAGAATCAAATTTCGTAAATAATAAAAGGCAATATGAAATAGTTGGACCATTGCATTTTACAAGTAATCGCCATGCCACTCACGTGAACCTTTTGCTTATAACAAATGATAAACAAAGTCATTATTGTCTGATTCTAGACATGTCGAGACTTGTAaaaagtcaaaaaacaaaaaattgtcGCAAAGAATACTTATGTGATGGATGTCTACAATTCTTTGTTTGCGAAGAAAAGCTCGTTAATCACCAAAATAACGACTGTTCTTATATTTACACAGAACTTCCCACAACGAAACCTAAAATTAATAAGTTTGGTGAAATGGTGCCAGAAAAtatactaaaatttataaatatccaaaaaatgttaCCTGTTCCATTTGTGATCTATGCTGAttttgaaagtttgttaaaaCCCATAGACCATGTTGAACCTTTCAATGGAAATTCATATTCCGTTAAAACTGCAGAACACCAAGCATATTCGTTTGCATTTTACCTTAAATGCAACTATGATGATTCACTTtctaaactaataaaatatgaagGACAGGATACTCCCAAAGTGTTTATACAGAAATTGGATGATTTAGTGCATGAACTATATAACAATCACCTTAAACATATTAAACCAATGTCGCCGTTAACaaaagaagaaattgaaaaacaTGAGAGTGCTACCGAGTGTTACTTGTGTGGAAAGCCATTTAATCCTTTCAATCGTAAGGTGAAAGATCATCACCATCTCAATTCATTATATCTTGGACCAAGCCATAACTCCTGTAATCTAAATAACAAACTCTCAAATACAATACCCGTGTTCTTTCACAACATGAGTAATTATGATTGTCATCTTTTTATTAAAGAGCTTTCAACAACTGGTGAAAAAGTTTCAGTAATTGCACAGACGAAAGAAAAATATATCACAATTTCTAAAGGAATTCTGGTAGAAAAGTCGAAAAATGGTCTAGATAAATACATAACTCTAAAATTTGTTGATTCATACAGATTTTTGGCAAAATCTTTGGATATTCTGAGCACAACCTTAAATTCGGAGCAGTGTACAGAAATTAGAAAGTATTTTCCAAATACTAAACACTTTGAACTTGTGAGACATAAGGGTGTGTTTCCTTATTCATATATGGATGGATTTGATAGACTTAAAGAAAAAACACTACCACCTAAAGAAAATTTCTACAATAATTTAACCAACAAACACATTTCTGATGAAGATTATGCAAGAGCAATTGATGTATGGAACACATTTGATTGTAAATCTATGAGTGACTATGCTATGGTGTACTTAGTATCAGATGTCTTATTATTGGCTGATGTgtttgaaaattttagaaaaatatgtcACAAAGAATACAATTTGGATCCTTGTCACTACATAACTGCTCCTGCATTAAGTTGGGATGCTATGTTAAGATATACCGAAATTGAACTGGAGCTTCTTACAGATGTGGACATGGTACACTTTTTAAAGAAAGGAGTAAGAGGAGGTGTGGCACAATGTAGCAAACGAGAAGCCGTGGCAAATAATCAATATGTACCTAACTATGATCCACAACAACCCGAGTCTTACATCATGTATCTAGACGCCACAAATTTATATGGTGCAGCCATGTGTCAATATCTTCCATATGGAAATTTTAAATGGGTAACCGATGTAGAAAACTTCAACTGTTTTTCGGTGGAGGATAATGGGGATAAAGGGTATGTGTTGGAAGTGGATTTGGAATATCCAGCTCATTTACATTCTTTACATAATGATTTACCATTCTGTCCCGAGAGCATGGTACCTCCAGGAAGCAAATGTCCTAAACTTATTCCAaatttcaacaataaaactaaatacATTATCCATTATCGCAATCTTAAGCAGTGTCTTAGGTATGGTCTGGTACTAAAAAGGATTCATCGTATACTAGAGTTTTCGCAATCACcatggttaaaaaaatatattgacctAAACACATCACTCAGAAACAAGGCCAAAAACGAGTTTGAACGGGATCTTTTTAAGCTTCTGGTTAATGCAATATTCGGTAAAACTCTAGAGAACGTTGAAAAAAGAAGAGATATCCGCCTGTGCACCCGCTGGGAAACAAAAACAAGGTCACTGGGAGCCAGGGTACTTATCTCCAAACCAGAATTCAAGTCTTGTTCCGTGTTTAATGAGAATTTGGTGGCGATCCATTTGGGTAAAACCAAAATAGTTTATGACAAGCCTCTCTATGTTGGTTTCACAATTTTAGATTTATCAAAAACAGTGATATATGATTTTTATTATGGATACATCAAAAAGAAATATGGGGAAGCTGCAAACTTGTTATACACAGACACAGACTCCCTGATTATGGAGATATTTACCCCAAATTTCTATGAGGATATGAAGAGAAATTTAGAACATTTCGACACCTCCAACTATCCAACTGATAATATTCACAGGATACCGAAAACACCATCAATactaggaaaaatgaaagatgaaTTTGCATCTGTACCCATTAAATGTTTCTATGGTACAGGTGCTAAAGCTTATTGTATAGAAgcaaatacaataataaaaaaagcaaaaggAATTTCAAAACACGTAACCAAAACACAGTTGCAAAAGAGTGATTATGTACTATTAGTGAAAAAAGGTGGTGTAATCTTTAGAAAAATGTATGTATTCGTGTCTAATTTACATACCATATATACGGAACTTAGGAATAAAGTGGCACTATCTTCTAAGGATGACAAACGCTGTGTAATAAACGGCGACGTAAAAACTCTTGCGTGGGGTCATTTTTTAATTAGTCCACATAATGGTACTATAGATGATCTGATTAGGTTTGGGAATGAGCTGCTACTCACCCCGGAATTGGTCGATTTAGAAAAGATTCCTCTTGAAGAATTGTTTCAAGTCGATTCTTTTCAATATGATTCATACTTGTAA